From Candidatus Campbellbacteria bacterium:
AAGATCGTCTGGAAGTTTTGTTGTCATGCTATGTATCGCCGCTCGTTCTTTTTCCTCTTTATTCACTCTCGAATCGGTATCCCACGTTTTTGTGTCACCGGTCTGTATCTCTGCAAGGTCGTGTATGAGTGCCATCTTGAGCATCTTTTCACCGTCTAGTTTTGTTTCAAACTCCTTTTCAAGACGAGGTTTCAGGAGCATGCAAGTTACTGCAACAGACCATGAGTGTTCTGCGTCGTTTTCGTATCCACCGTTCGGTTGGGGTGTGAAACGATAGGTATGATGAAGTTTCCTTATCTCCTTAAGAAAGTCCAGTATCTGTCCTATATCTTTTTCCATATTTTTATTCTATCACACGCCATATTCGAGATAGTGAGCTATACCTCTCAATCACCTAACGTAGCATAAGCGTGTTGGCTGTATGGGACGATGGTAGAATACTTATTTTGAGGTCAGGATACCAAGATCTTTAAAAATTTGAGGCAATTCCTTAAAGCCATCATCCTCTGTTATGTGACCAGCATTATGAAGGACAACGACCTCCGTTCCCAATTGTTTGAATCCAGCAACGTTTTCTTTAAAAAATCCATAAGGATCATTGTCCGAGATAAGAAGGGCTGAGCGAGATATTACTCCCTTTATCTTTTCTTTACTAATTGGGGTCTCTATCCATGGTCTCGCAATTTCTTTTACCTCATCGCCTTCTAGGTTTGCTAGATTAAACCAACCAGCAACAAACACTGCACCACCAATCGGAGTATTGATTGACTCTAAATAACGGAGAATCGTCTGACACCCAATCGAGTGACCAATGAAATATGTATTTTCGTCCGGTGTTCCAACTGCAGATGCCAAATGATTTACCCAGCTCTCGATAACGGGGGTATCTGTACTTGGCATTTCAAGAACAAAAACCTCGTAACTCTTGTTTTCTAATTCTTTTTTAAGCCACGGTCGCCAATCATCACTTGCGCCCCCCGACCATCGATGAACAATAAATGCGCGTTTCATAAAAGTGTTTGTTGCTGGGCTTGGATTCGAACCAAGGTGACGACTTTCAGAGAGTCGCATCCTACCGCTAGATGACCCAGCAATACATAGTTGTGTCCTACTACGACTCGGCCAAAGGCCTCGCTTGCACTGCTGTTTGTATTCAATCGCTTTGCTCTTGAACAAACAGGGAGCGTTAGATGACCCAGCAAAGTAGCTACACAATGCCCTATTTTGGGGCTTTTTTCAATCCCCTTTCGTTAGCACGGCAGTGAGCGTACACTTTATGTATGATAGTACAAAAATACATTGAGTATCTTAAAGATAATCCTGAAAAATACTGGTTCAAACGAAAAATATTTGGGTGGGGTTGGACTCCTGCAACGTGGCAGGGTTGGCTGATACTTCTGCTCTTTATCGCTTTGATAGTTGGCAATGCGTACCGAACAGATACCCAATCACTCTCTGGTGATGTACCCGTCGCATTTCTTGTGCAAACATTCATCCTTGTGATTGTTCTTATTGCAATCTGTTACAAAACTGGAGAAAAACCACGATGGCAGTGGGGCTTTCCTAAAAAAGACAATGACATCCCACGCACTTAGGCTTAGACAAACTGATACAGGTATTTTTGAAGAAGTGCGTAGTGGTCTAAAAAGTATTGAAACGCGCGCGGGTACACCTCGACATCAGAATATCAAAGTTGGAGACGAGTTGATTTTTGTGTGCGGAAAAAATCGGTTCTCAAAGAAAGTTACCAAAATATATCATTGGCCGAGCGTTGATGGTATGGTCAAGGAAATTCCTTTCAAGAAAGTGATGCCGAGTATTTCTTCGATTGAGGAAATGAAAAAAATCTACAACTCCTATCCGAACTACACCGAAAAAATAAAAGAGTTTGGTCTTCTTGGTTTTGTGCTTGTATAGATATTAACTTGCGCGAGTTGTTCGTACCTATATCTAGACTCAACATCGCGGATAAGATGTGTCATAAAAAAAATATTTTTATTTGGTTTTGGTATTGGCGTTTCGGTTATCAAAGCACTTACACACCATCTAGCAAAAGACTCTCCTCTGCGTGAAATTGTTATTGTGACAGGTTCAAGAGATGAAAATGACGTTCTGTACAAAGAGTTTTTTGAAGATGTGGCACAAAAGAACACGAACGTCTCATATACATACACCATATCTCGTCCATCTGAACACACACCTTTAAAACACACAGGGCACATTCAAGACCATATTAAAAACCTACAATTTGATATCAGTGATGTCTATGTGTGTGGTCAAGAGAAGGCATGCAACGATCTTGTGGAAAAAATCCAAATGACAAAACCAGAGGACTGTGTCTTTTTCGTGGAGGCCTTCCATTAACACCCCTCGGACACCAAATGACGTGTTTTATGTTTTTCTTTTTGTCTCTTTTTTAAAAGAGTGTCTTTTTTGGTCAATGTAAGAAACCTTTTTTGAAGTACCTTCTGGACCTACCTCCCATTTCGTGTCCGTGCACTTTTTCCACAGTTTTTTATACCCGTTCGTGGGTAGACACGAGTATAATGCATACACCTTTATAAAGTAATTCTTTTATCCTATGTCCCGAACGAAAAGCGCCCTGCTCACTACCATTCTTAAACGAAATGGTTCTCAAAAACCTTTTGATTCTACAAAAATTGCTCTTGCGGTTGAAAAGGCAATGAAAGCAGCTGGAGAATTTCGTGACGGAGCACCGCAAACGATAGCTGAGGGTGTTACCAAAAGACTTCTTGAGCGAAAAATGCTCAACAAAATATATACACCAACCGTTGAGAACGTGCAGGATGCTGTTGAAACAGAGTTGATGTTCCACAAATTTGGCGCAACAGCAAAAGCGTATATTTTATACCGAGCGGAACGTGCTCGTGTACGCGCTGAGCAAGGAGATGTGCCAGAACATGTGCGCGCACTTGCCTCTGAGAGTAAAAAATATTTCCATAACAACGCACTTGGTGAGTTTGTATACTTGCGCACCTATGCACGATGGATTGAATCAGAAAATAGACGCGAGACGTGGGTAGAAACAGTGGACCGCTATGTATCGTTCATGAAAGAAAATCTTGGCGAAAAACTTTCCGCTAAAGAATATGCTGAACTACGAGAAGCAATACTCAAACAAGAAATTATGCCGTCCATGCGACTCATGCAATTTGCGGGAGAAGCAGCTCGTCGATGTAACACGTGCGCATACAACTGCACATTTACCGCACCAACAAAACTGG
This genomic window contains:
- a CDS encoding HD domain-containing protein, coding for MEKDIGQILDFLKEIRKLHHTYRFTPQPNGGYENDAEHSWSVAVTCMLLKPRLEKEFETKLDGEKMLKMALIHDLAEIQTGDTKTWDTDSRVNKEEKERAAIHSMTTKLPDDLRDEVLKLWEECEAKETPEAKAVKSIDRFDSVVHRTTFEIGWKGKMEEEHATVSALDARQLPRHSFSKVLTMFYELIRNEGVSKGMFHQD
- a CDS encoding alpha/beta hydrolase — protein: MKRAFIVHRWSGGASDDWRPWLKKELENKSYEVFVLEMPSTDTPVIESWVNHLASAVGTPDENTYFIGHSIGCQTILRYLESINTPIGGAVFVAGWFNLANLEGDEVKEIARPWIETPISKEKIKGVISRSALLISDNDPYGFFKENVAGFKQLGTEVVVLHNAGHITEDDGFKELPQIFKDLGILTSK